Proteins co-encoded in one Streptomyces sp. NBC_01283 genomic window:
- a CDS encoding TatD family hydrolase: MPSTPEDADAKNDAPPLPEALRVAVADSHTHLDMQSGTVDEGLAKAAAVGVTTVVQVGCDVAGSRWAAETAAAYGSVHATVALHPNEAPRIVHGDPDGWSRQGARVAAGDEALDAALAEIDALAALPQVKGVGETGLDYFRTGPEGKSAQERSFRAHIEIAKRHGKALVIHDREAHEDVLRILKEEGAPERTVFHCYSGDAAMAQVCAEHGYFMSFAGNVTFKNAQGLRDALAVAPLELVLVETDAPFLTPAPYRGRPNAPYLIPVTLRAMAAVRGIGEDAMAEAISANTARAFDY; encoded by the coding sequence ATGCCTTCCACTCCTGAAGACGCCGACGCAAAGAACGACGCGCCGCCGCTGCCCGAAGCCCTTCGGGTGGCGGTCGCCGACTCCCACACCCACCTCGACATGCAGTCGGGGACGGTCGACGAGGGGCTCGCCAAGGCCGCGGCGGTGGGGGTGACGACGGTCGTGCAGGTGGGCTGTGACGTGGCCGGTTCGCGCTGGGCCGCGGAGACGGCCGCCGCGTACGGGAGCGTGCACGCCACCGTCGCCCTGCATCCCAACGAGGCGCCGCGCATCGTGCACGGCGACCCCGACGGCTGGTCCCGGCAGGGCGCGCGCGTCGCCGCCGGCGACGAGGCGCTGGACGCCGCGCTCGCCGAGATCGACGCCCTCGCCGCGCTGCCGCAGGTCAAGGGCGTGGGCGAGACCGGGCTCGACTACTTCCGCACCGGGCCCGAGGGCAAGTCCGCCCAGGAGCGGTCCTTCCGCGCCCACATCGAGATCGCCAAGCGGCACGGCAAGGCCCTGGTCATCCACGATCGCGAGGCCCACGAAGATGTGCTGCGGATCCTGAAGGAGGAGGGCGCCCCGGAGCGCACCGTCTTCCACTGCTACTCGGGCGACGCGGCGATGGCCCAAGTCTGCGCGGAGCACGGCTACTTCATGTCCTTCGCGGGCAACGTCACGTTCAAGAACGCGCAGGGTCTGCGGGACGCGCTGGCCGTGGCCCCCCTCGAACTGGTCCTCGTGGAGACCGACGCGCCCTTCCTCACGCCCGCTCCCTACCGCGGACGGCCTAACGCGCCGTATCTCATTCCGGTCACATTGCGGGCCATGGCCGCGGTGCGGGGCATCGGCGAGGACGCCATGGCCGAGGCGATCTCGGCCAACACGGCGCGCGCGTTTGATTACTGA
- a CDS encoding ubiquitin-like domain-containing protein — protein MSHAPQYETSYGGGTTYEPEPGPEPEYGAGDGFGPEYGYGPEADTETGEYFPRQATGPVLPDGGRAEARRAARRKKPKPKPAGKPGPQSRTASSQRPDSLRRLLPQALVVAFLAGGTSAFVANDKAVQLTVDGESRTLHTFADDVGELLEDEGVDFGTHDIVAPTAGTALASGDEIAVRYGRPVKLTLDGQRREVWTTARTVDGALRQLGVRAEGAYLSASRSKRIERHGLDLDVRTERTVTIMADGRERTLRTNAATVREAIEESGITLNGQDTTSVAPGSFPRDGQTITVMRISGHKEVRDEPIPFEVRRTHDASLFAGTEVVERQGHQGTRRVTYALRTVNGVKQKPRRVRSEVVREPQTQIVKVGTKQRPESVSGAEGLNWGSLAHCESGGRPNAVDASGTYGGLYQFDTRTWQALGGSGRPQDASAGEQTFRAKKLYVQRGASPWPHCGGRL, from the coding sequence GTGAGTCATGCGCCGCAGTACGAGACGTCTTATGGGGGCGGCACGACCTATGAGCCGGAGCCCGGGCCCGAGCCCGAGTACGGGGCCGGGGACGGGTTCGGGCCCGAGTACGGGTACGGGCCCGAGGCCGACACCGAGACCGGGGAGTACTTTCCCCGGCAGGCCACCGGACCCGTCCTGCCCGACGGGGGGCGGGCCGAGGCGCGGCGGGCCGCCCGGCGCAAGAAGCCGAAGCCCAAGCCGGCGGGGAAGCCCGGGCCGCAGTCGCGGACCGCTTCGTCGCAGCGGCCCGACTCGTTGCGGCGGCTGCTGCCGCAGGCGCTGGTCGTCGCCTTCCTCGCGGGCGGCACCTCCGCCTTCGTCGCCAACGACAAGGCCGTGCAGCTGACGGTCGACGGCGAGTCCCGCACCCTGCACACCTTCGCGGACGACGTCGGCGAGCTGCTGGAGGACGAGGGCGTGGACTTCGGCACGCACGACATCGTGGCGCCGACCGCGGGCACGGCCCTGGCCAGCGGCGACGAGATCGCCGTCCGCTACGGCCGGCCGGTCAAGCTCACCCTCGACGGGCAGCGGCGCGAGGTGTGGACGACGGCGCGCACGGTGGACGGGGCGCTGCGGCAGCTCGGGGTGCGGGCCGAGGGTGCCTACCTGTCCGCGTCGCGGAGCAAGCGGATCGAACGGCACGGCCTCGACCTCGACGTACGCACCGAGCGCACCGTGACGATCATGGCGGACGGGCGTGAGCGGACCCTCCGTACGAACGCGGCGACGGTGCGGGAGGCGATCGAGGAGTCCGGGATCACCCTGAACGGCCAGGACACGACCTCCGTCGCGCCCGGCAGCTTCCCGCGCGACGGGCAGACGATCACCGTCATGCGGATCTCCGGGCACAAGGAGGTGCGGGACGAGCCGATCCCGTTCGAGGTGCGGCGGACGCACGACGCCTCGCTGTTCGCCGGTACGGAGGTCGTGGAGCGGCAGGGGCACCAGGGGACCCGGCGGGTGACGTACGCGTTGCGGACGGTCAACGGCGTCAAGCAGAAGCCGCGCCGGGTGCGGTCCGAGGTCGTACGGGAGCCGCAGACGCAGATCGTGAAGGTCGGCACGAAGCAGCGTCCGGAATCGGTGTCGGGTGCGGAGGGCCTGAACTGGGGCTCGCTGGCCCACTGCGAGTCGGGCGGCCGGCCGAACGCGGTGGACGCTTCGGGGACGTACGGGGGGCTGTACCAGTTCGACACGCGGACGTGGCAGGCGCTGGGCGGGTCGGGGCGCCCACAGGATGCTTCCGCGGGCGAACAGACGTTCCGCGCGAAGAAGCTGTACGTGCAACGGGGGGCTAGCCCGTGGCCGCATTGTGGGGGGCGGTTGTAG